A genomic stretch from Tenrec ecaudatus isolate mTenEca1 chromosome X, mTenEca1.hap1, whole genome shotgun sequence includes:
- the PNMA5 gene encoding paraneoplastic antigen-like protein 5: MAVALLEDWCKGMDMDPKRAVLILGIPIQCGEEEINEAIRATLEPHLPHKVVGCMFRREDNAKAVFLEMLAPMNYALMPTHILGRGGPWEVVVKPRNTDDEFFNHLNFFLKDEGRRLVDVITSMGCKAAGASKAPREVCSLQSPHDSMWYRKLKVFSGGQVPLPSEEPFEIWREQAQDMLRLWQVTEFEKRRRLLESLRGPAQAIMRVLRANNEAISVPECLDALTQIFGSKEDGRTSQYHFLQATPKIGEKISAYLLHLEPLLHKAVQHSPISIRSMDTIRLKHILSRASLTPPLRGKLELLDQRCCPPTFLEMMKLVRDEEAWEMTQALSKEKSKAGSRAHRPYNRQVAVEVHAPAVQAPVIQTPAPGAPLVESGTQTWQEGISTTKRRHLPYNYSGAQANPALFVKMETELAAMPELPISFEESGNGVGAGAVSHPRP, encoded by the coding sequence ATGGCCGTGGCCCTGTTGGAAGACTGGTGTAAGGGGATGGACATGGACCCCAAGAGGGCTGTGCTTATCTTGGGCATCCCGATCCAGTGTGGCGAGGAGGAGATCAATGAGGCCATCAGGGCCACCCTGGAGCCCCACTTGCCCCACAAGGTGGTGGGCTGCATGTTCCGCAGGGAAGACAACGCCAAGGCTGTCTTCCTGGAGATGCTGGCGCCCATGAACTATGCTCTTATGCCCACTCACATCCTGGGAAGAGGGGGTCCCTGGGAGGTGGTGGTGAAGCCCCGCAACACTGACGATGAATTCTTCAATCAcctcaatttcttcctgaaagacGAAGGCCGCCGCTTGGTCGACGTCATCACGAGCATGGGCTGCAAAGCTGCGGGGGCCAGTAAGGCGCCCAGAGAGGTGTGCAGCTTGCAGTCCCCGCATGACAGCATGTGGTACCGGAAGCTGAAGGTGTTCTCCGGGGGCCAGGTCCCACTGCCCAGCGAGGAGCCCTTCGAGATCTGGCGTGAGCAGGCCCAGGATATGCTGCGCCTGTGGCAGGTGACCGAGTTCGAGAAGCGGCGACGGTTGCTGGAGAGCCTGCGTGGCCCTGCGCAGGCCATCATGCGCGTGCTGCGGGCCAACAACGAGGCCATCTCAGTGCCCGAGTGCCTGGATGCTTTGACCCAGATCTTTGGCTCCAAGGAGGACGGCCGCACCTCCCAGTACCATTTCCTGCAGGCCACACCGAAGATCGGCGAGAAGATCTCGGCGTACTTGCTGCACCTGGAGCCTTTGCTCCACAAGGCGGTGCAGCACAGCCCCATTTCCATTCGCAGCATGGACACAATCCGCCTGAAGCACATCCTGAGCCGGGCCTCCCTCACTCCACCTCTCCGAGGTAAGTTAGAGCTCCTGGACCAGCGATGCTGCCCCCCAACTTTCCTGGAGATGATGAAACTCGTGCGCGACGAGGAGGCATGGGAGATGACCCAGGCACTGAGCAAGGAGAAGTCCAAGGCAGGGAGCAGGGCCCACCGGCCCTACAATAGGCAGGTGGCAGTGGAGGTCCACGCCCCTGCTGTCCAGGCCCCTGTCATCCAGACCCCTGCGCCAGGAGCACCTTTGGTGGAGAGCGGCACCCAGACCTGGCAAGAAGGGATCTCGACCACGAAGCGTCGCCACCTGCCCTACAACTACAGCGGTGCCCAGGCCAACCCGGCTTTGTTTGTGAAGATGGAGACCGAGCTAGCTGCCATGCCTGAGCTGCCAATTTCCTTTGAGGAGTCGGGAaacggggtgggggctggggcagtGAGCCACCCCAGGCCTTAA